A window of Sphingobacterium kitahiroshimense genomic DNA:
CATATCCAATCTGATCGGAGTTAATTTCAGTTTTCAAATCAGCTCTTTCAGAAGGAGTATAAATAATATATCCATATACAGTTGCCCCATATTTTTTATATGCATTTGAACCAAATTTAAAGTCAAATATTGCATAACGGTCATATTGACCAACTAAGATGAAGATAGTTTGTAAAGAATATTTTAGATCGCTTTCCATAATTAGCCTAATCTAAGATTTATACGGTGATAACAGTCCAATTTTCAGTTGCTCGGATTGCACTTAAAGCATTGGACCCAATAACAGCTGTTCCTGAAATGGGATCAAAATATCGTTGGACTTCTCTCCCCTCAATGGTATTGGTAATGGTAACGATCATGATCTATGATAAATACTATTTTAAAAGCCCGAAAATAAAGGATCGGTTTGATTAAAAAATACGGGAAGCCGTATTTATATACAGATTAATTGCAATAATTTTGATGTAACCTTAAAGGTTTTATATATCATCTTATGAAATACAGTATTCTTTATTTATTTCCTCTAGTAGCAATGTTATGCACCAACTGTATAAACTCAAGTCGTGAGGTAAATACAAGCTCATCGATAGATACCATTAAAAATGACCAAATAAAACTTCTTGGATATGAAATTTTGCCACCAACAATTTCTACAAGTTCAAATAGGACTCTATACAGGGCGAATATCATTTTAAAAGATGACGATGGTTTAAATGAAGAAAAGAATAGGCAACTTCTACTCCATATATACGATTCAATAAGAAATACCAGCTATCGTCCCAATGCTATCAATCTATTTTTGTTTCAGACCTTAGAACATAGCGAGAGTGGTATGGGACAATGGATTGCCCGGATTTCGAAAGCTAAAATTGAAAACGGGCCTACTATATCCGTACAGAATTTTAAAACTAACATCGAGAACGACCTTGCACAAGACGAAGGCAAATCACTTTCTCTAAATGATAGAAAGATGATATTCAAAGAGATTATCGAGGCTGAAGATAAATCAATGCAATTGGCAGACAAAAAGTATCCGAGAACGAGTACTAATAATTTTGACAAGAATGACGATTATCAAAAAAAATTAGTAAAAAAACTCAAATTCACAATCCAAAAAAAATATAATATTGATGAAAAAAGATTAAAAGCAATAGCTCTCGAAGGATTGGAACATAACTGGCCAATGCCTCCTATGTTGAAGGATTAGTATTCTAAATATATTGAATAGTTATTTAAAAAAAACTGAAGACGAAACAAGCAGAATTTAATGTTATCTTTAATTACCAATTATGAACATCTAAATCTTATATAGAAATAAAAGATCACGACCAAATCAACTTAAATAGAAACGATTAAAAAATAATGGTAGGAAACTATGAAAGACGAAGCGAGACTTGAAAACATAGATCAATTAACAAATCTTATTGAAGCAGACTCGAATGAACATGCTCTAAAAGAGATAGCTACGTTGTTTGTAAGTGCGATGAATGATTGGCCATCCCAAAATCAAACTAATATCAATGAATACATAGAAGAGTTACATAACTATTTTGGGACACCCATTACTAAAGATGCAATATTGAGTAAAACCACAAGTGATTCTAGTGAGGATTTATGGAGAAAAGAATCTGCCGCTTCACTCTTAGAATTGCTTGACATTGCAGAAAAACAATATCAAGAGGAAGATCTCAAACAGCTTATCCAAACGATTGTCAAATACTACCAGAATCCTTCA
This region includes:
- a CDS encoding heavy metal-binding domain-containing protein, translating into MIVTITNTIEGREVQRYFDPISGTAVIGSNALSAIRATENWTVITV